ttttgagtttaaaaaactattacacacacattttcttgCCTAAGCATGAGTTGAAAATAGTTTTTTGGCTAGGTATCCccatcccaaaaaaataactaaacctCTTTGTACACTTAAGATCCCAATGTGTGTGCGGATGTTTGTGTGCGCAAGCGTGCAGGAGAAGCTGCTCAAGGTCGGCATGTGtgatcacacatttttttttggaagggcaAACTGAATTGCTTATATATCACGAGAAAAGCCTTGGCGCCAGGAGACTGTGTGACTGGCATGGCGGTCGATAGGCTTGTGCTCCTCCATTGCAAGCAAGCCATCCATGACCGCTGCTATCCCGCTGAGGGGCTTTGACCAACAAGTATCTACATCTAGATACAAAGGCTGGGACAAGACATGGGGAAATTTGATCCCCTATTGAGGGGAAAAAGGCATTCTTCCCTGCAGTGTGCTTTTTGTACTCAACAGAAAATgtaagaagtagcagaaagaaagaaaaatctttcATCTTTTCCCATTGAAGGTCACATATAACAGCAACACTAAAAAGCACTGGGTAGCTAACATTACTTACATTTCTTATGATCATTCTGACAGCAGGTGAGTCAGGCGCGTATAAGATCTTTCCCATCAACATTGGTTTAAGGGAGTTCCACACAATCCTTGTGACAGGGTTGGATTCCAATTCACTCATCAAATTGTTGCAAAAAGGAGCTGCGGGGCAAAAGGTTGATTCATTATATAAACCGTGCATTCCCATGTGATGATGAAACAAGCTGTCGATCTCTAAAGTTCAATTATTCAAAGGAACGAACACTATGTGAGAATGTATATATTCAAATGACTTCACATAGAATGTTGACAGAATCATTTCCTTCGTggaaatatttaaatcaagggtgtcagactcgggttggttcgcgggccgctttaacgtcaacttgatttcacgtgggccggaccattttagatataatatttagatttttcttttttataaatggattaaaagaactggattaaaagccctgaatattcagtttttttatagtgttagcaatgtttattttagctttttatatatttttagattttacaaaatgatttttgaactaaaaacacagaaaaaatggattaaaaatgacaattattgatttaaaagggggaaaatcaggaaatttaatatacatctataatcttcattttaatttgatcctaaaacagaaagtcggcactcatgatttactttcctgggccacacaaaatgatgcgccgggccagatttggcccccgggccgccactttgacatgtgataTGTGATTTAAATAGAAGCAGACTgcttaaaatgttaataatcaagttatatataaaaaagagcCAATTTGACGTTCTACTCACTAGTGCTGTTGTCATAAGTGTGCTGGCTCTTTCTTCTGCCAGAGCTTATGCCAAGAAATGCTTTGTAGTTGTTGTCCTCGTACCAGTTGAAGGAAGCCACTCTGGAGAAGCCCCCTCCAGTGTAGCCGCAAATGAGGCTGGAAGCAGCAGTCATTACCTGCTTGAAGGATGGCTCGCTCTGGAACAGAGGAGTCATGACCTGGAAGAGCTCCTGGGTGCTGCTTCTCTGGAACAACTGGCACAGGGTTTGGATACAGTGAATTGATCATAGTAAAGAATTAaggcatttcatttcaaattcttaCTTACTAATGCCTAATCTAGTGAAGTACAATCAAGTTAATATGGACATAAAAAAGCAATAACACTTGAATAGTTTATTTTGAGCATTAAATTCCTCTTCACGACAAGATgcttcactttttttaatgtatttactgTTGTTGCCATGAATAACAGGATGCTTACAGTACATTATTAGCAAGCAATTACCACGGGGGATGTCGAGCTAAACTGATTTTGACTCACTATTTATGTGTTTTGTTGACTGAAGAGGATGATCTTTATCTAACCTTGGTCATGTTCACTAAAAAACTGACCCTTTGCCACAACTCTCCACATCTGTGTTTACATAAAAACTAAAGCAAAAGGAAGCCACCGTTTCCTGCCTGTCTAAAAATAGTAGTGAACTTTTGAATGGGGCTCAACAAAGATGCACGAGTGCACTGTTACCTCTTGCAGTTTTCCTGAGGCAGCAGACACCACTTCAACCCAAAAGTGAATGTCGATGCCTTCTGAATTGCGGTCCAAAATTTGAGGAAGCTTGAAGATGGGACAGAGAGAAAAATgcatttaccttatttttctgactataagtctgtcctgagtataagtcgcaacaTAAACAGGCAACATAAAAGGCTATAACTGgtcagaaagagagaaaaaaatacataaatatgtatatatgggaaaaaaagtgcaattaatagtccagaaaatacgacaCATAGAACAGAACTATTTCACAGTAACATGTATTCCTAATAACCTTTAAAATGGCAAGAAATAATATTTTCTGACTTAATTAGGAATTGACActggtcagagagagagaaaaaaatacataaatatgtatatgtgtaaataaaagcacaattaatagtccagaaaatatgatACATATAACAGAACAATTTCACAGTAACATGTATTCCTATCAACTAATAAAATGGCAAGAAATAATATTTTCTGACTTAATTAGGAATTGACAAACTGATTTTGCATTTGAGCTTTGTTTACATTGAATATACTATACATGGAGCCGAAAAATAGTtatgttaaacacattttccattcaaaatggTCAGTTCCCGACCTTACGACATGCTTGAAATGCACACAATAGGCTAAAAGGCACAGGAAGCAAGATGAGGCCAAGACAAAGACCCGAGGAGACATCCTTCCTTTGTCTCAGAGGCCTATCTCTTTATCTCTCTGTTTACGTGTTTCTGCATGCCAAAGTCAAGACAATAAAGTGTTTAACGAAATGTGATATGACCAAAGTAAAGAGTGCAAATTCTAACTATGGATGAACGAAGAAAAGGCCATGCAGTCGCCTTCAGTCTGCGGTCGTAGCCATTATTTACATGTCACTGGCTTTAATAATTAAGTAGGGAAGTACTTCATCTCTAAGCTAATTACAGAAAGAGGGCGAGGCTGACAGCTCTCTAAATGTTGTTTCACAGGTTCTGTATGCTATGTTGTTCAACCTTAAGTATATTGGCCTagcaaaaatgctatttttatcTCAGGTCTTCAGGTCATATTTTTCCTGGatgtttcaattaaaaataattaaaaaaataataataatcaattaaCAAAATATTGAATAATTCCATCCAAGACTCGGGAAAATTAGGAATTGCTCCAAGAGGTTCAAACTGCAGGCAATGTTGACTTAAATACCTGTTTTCacgatttctattttttttttaatgtaccgaggatgtcatttttttggtttgtttttggaGTGACTGTGCAACACgtaattttcaaatatttgcaGACACTTTTAGAGTACGGTGTAAAGCGTATGGCCAACTGAATGGAGCCACTATGGGCACCAATTGGAGACAGGTAATTAGACTTGTGTCAGTCAGTTGTGTCAATGTTAGGcgtggtattttttatttttttgctattgtGTTTGAATCCAGCCAAAATGTTTTTGAGGGAGGGAGGTTTGTTCATGAAGTCCTTGGATATTTTTTGCTGATGCAACAAGCTAAATTGGGTTCATTTTTGCATAGCTCAATGAGGTATTTCTCCATTCACAGGCTGTGACAAGCTCTATTGTTGGGTTATTAGATTAAATGATTAATGATGGATGTTATATAAGCTGTCACAAAGTAGCCGGTTGATGCTTTTGTGTAAGTATCGAGCTTGGTTATTTATAGAAATTACCCGGCCTCCTATTCTTCATTGCTTGATATTGCTGAAAGAGTGCAAATTATTCGATAATATCAGaaaatttcaaatggaaatgtttCTGATATTACAGTTTATTTCCTCAAaattaaatggatttaaaaccAAGAGtttgttttgatcatttctaACTATTTTTTTGAGCTATACCACCTGCAAAGTAGAATTTAGATTGTAAAACATGTACCTAATGAGGTTTGTATTTGTTTAATTATAAAACTGAACTCACCACTCGAAAAAGCTTGAAGAAGTCCACGTTACTATAGAACTTGTCCTCTATGATCTGTAACCTCTCAGCGGTAAGGATACACATGGCGTTGCGGACGTCAAGAAGAGCCCCACGACTTGGGAAAATGAGGAATTGCTCCAAGAGGTTCAAACTGCAGGCAATGTCCTTTAAACGCATGTTTGGAACCCCAAAGGCAAACTTGGGAAAAGGGAAGATAAAGTCATCAAAGCTATGATTTGAGGATACTTTGTGAAATAAGTCTAATTCAGTTTGATCTGATTTGTTATAAAGCTGATTACTACACTATTTCTGTTCAAATATCTGTTAGAACTGGAAAGAGACGAGATACCGTCCAAAAGATGAGTTAACTTTTGTGATGCAATGATTACCTGTTCAGGCCTGATTTGGGAACTGACAAGGTGATTGACCACGGATTCAGTTAATGGAACATCTCTCAAAAGGTATGATGTTAAGGTTTCATCATCTTTAAGGATGGCCTCCACATGTATTCCTCGACCTGGAAATAAACAGGAACAATttgttgtttatcttttctatgCATAAAATTAACATTAACTATTAATACACAAAGTAAAAAGGAAGTGAAAAGTTTCTTCGCCATTTGTGATCAACATGTTTGCCTCTTTTCTTACGTGTTCTCAATCAAACACTCCTGTCAAACTTTAACTTTAATGGTCTACTAGCACAGCTGCATGCTTAATGTTCTTCGTTGTCGGCATAACAAGATGCTAGATGAAGTAGCAGCAATTTTCCAGAGGTACTTTATTGACCAGTAGAGTCATTTAGCAGATTAAGCCTTGCAATCCAAATGTTTACCACTAGATAATTTTATGAACCCAATTCTGGGCATCTCGTTTGAGACAATACTGTCATTATTTCCAGTGGCCTGCCCATGCTTATGGTTGTTTCCCTGTTGAAGCGTTGCTCTGAATCCAAGTTCAAACCAAGATTATCCTCCTTGGGGAAGAAGATACCTTCATGACTGCGGCTCAGGAGCTCAGAGTAGGTCGTCCGCCTAATCTTAAAATTTCCCAAGTCTCTTCCGTTCTGTCTTCTGACCTTACACACCTGAATTGAACTGCAGTCGCACCTTACATGGCTTCTCCAAGTAgttctttattcattttcatcagGCACACATTTGTCTGTCAATACTCCATGCTACGATTGGTAGAAAATACATGGACAGATGATGTATTCACCCTACAAATTGGAATCATATTTATCTGCTTTGTTTATGGACTTCAagtggtctacatttacataagTTGCTTCTTGGTGAAATGCTTAATTTTCCCCAGGCACTCATGGGAACGCCACTGCTTGTGGAATGTGGACTCATATTTTCTTTTAGGTCTGTTGAATCTCTGCCATGAGAGTAATCTGACATAACCATTGCAAGAGGGAAAGCCCTTAGTCTCTTCCCACTCCCATCGTTAAGATTTGTACTAAAAATACAGGCACTGATCTACGTAGTTCAGAGCCAGATGTTTACATGAAAACATTATTGTCGGCAGAGTGTCCAATGAAATGGGAACTGTGGCTAAATTGTGCCTCTTGGGGAGACTGATTGAGGCACGTGAATCACTTTCCCACCTAATGAACAATGGATCATTGGCGAAAGTAAGCAGCTTACACTACGCACCCTTCTCAAAGCCATGTGATGTCATTGTGTTACAGTGTAAACATGTGCTGATGGTACACAGTATGAATGACAAGGAATACGGATGTATCAAAAGTGCAGGATggatattaacaaaaaaaaagtaaaatattggACAATTCTATTACTCCAGTAAAGTCACATTGTAAATCCAAATGGTAGAAGCTAACTTTTCAGAACTGACCTGAGACCTTATCAGCACGGGTACGCAATGTGTCCATGAGGTGACTCATGGCTCTCACTTCATGCCAAAATCGACCCAAGGGTAGAAGCTTGGGATCGCTGAAAAGCAGCTCCTGGGCATCCATGTAGAAACGAGCGAATCtgtgaaaaaaagttgaatcacACAGTCATCGTTTATCTCAAACTCATACGATTAGTTTGAAGCACCACTTGGGATTTAAGGGTTGGATAATAGTTGAGGGAAAAAGCTCACATTGAGTTGTTGTAGTTTGACACCAAACCAGGTGATTCACCACGGGTGGGGTACTGGAAACAAGGATTGTTGGCATTACAGAAGATTCCTTGGATCCATGGTAAGACCCCTGCTGAAGGCATGGCCTTGTTGGGGAAGTGGCCTGCAAAGGACCGGATAGTCTTAACAAACATACATGCACAACAGAAAAGCTCACAGAGGATGTGTATTGAAGTGTTCTGCTTACATTCGTGCTGGCGGTAAAGAGGATTCACTCTTCGAAGCCACACAAGCCCCAAGAACAAGAAAATAGGCCACATAATTTCCATGAAGAAACGTACCTGTTTGAAAAGGCAAAGTGTGAAACTGAAAAGGGTATTTGTTGCTTGATCTGGGGAATATGAGCCTTCATGATCATGAAATGGGACAAAAAGGTCAAGTTTGGGTTATGACTTCACTGCAGGATCCTAGCATTTGCCAAGAATCCAGTAAACATGCCTAGTTATGAGCCCTTGTCACGTAATACTTTAGGTGACAAAGCTAACCTTATTTCTTTTCAGTAATTTGAATTGACATCCACATTGTGTACCTGAAGCAACACCTCGCCCTAAATAATTATGCAGTGACATGTCAAAGTAATTGTCTTCTTCCAAATGAATCGTATGCAAAAAATACCTTGGCGAGTACTTTGTACACCCTTAACTGTCAGCCAATAGCTTGTGCAAAcgcatcacatttaaatctaCAATATGAAAAACATATCTTCATTTGGGAATGTGGAATAAAATCGGCTTGCATGTCATCAAGTAAAAAACAAGATCTACGCAGGTATAATTTTagttatttatctattattattatttatgttattatttGTGTACTGGGTTGGGTGAATTGTCAAAGTTCATAGTAATTATGATGAAAATAcccaattgttattttttttaataatcaagAAAAATGTTCAGGAATAGTATTCTTACATATTCAACAGGTTAAGCAAATATTAAATCACCACTAATTGTTGTAATTTTCGGCTAAAAATCTGTTGGATATTCCTGTTATCATCAGCAAGGCATAAAAGCATGTCCAAGTGATTAAAGCCAGTGTGCAAATAATAGATAAAAGGATTTTACCCTTTGCCTCCTGCGGACGGTCCAGTTCTTCCACAGCAGGAGTCTGACCTGCGTTCTGGCCCCCATGGCTTCTCCGTTTCCCCCGCAATAGGGCCTCACAATAGCAGACAAGCCTGTATCCAATCAAATGTATCATACAGTAAAGGCAAACAATCTCAAAATATTTGCATTCATCTGTTGTAATCCAAGTATTTACATGTCATGtgactagaaaaaaaacattgctaaaGGCATGCTTTCAACATCAATAAAAGACAGCATTAATTAAACACGTATACATAAATGCAACACTTACCTCAGGAGAAAACTTTCCTTTGCGATTGATATCTATTGAATACCGCAGAACACCACATATTCCACCGAGTGAGCTGTGGGACTGCTAACACAGCTAATTTGTAGACCTTGCGAATAGTTAAGCAGATTGATTTAATCTCCTTTCCCAGCACAGGGAGACAGCCAACACCTCACATCCATGTGTGCTGGAGAAGCCATCATGACCCAACCACCTGGTTCACTAATCCTGCCACTGCTCTGAGATTACAACGTAAAATAATATATGCATACAAAGTCTCTCtacaatttaaacaaaaaacacttcatGATTGTgacactggtaaaaaaaaatcacaagatGGAGGAAACTTCTTTGGGTTTttgaataacaaaaataatacttATGATGGGCACAGcgggttaaaaagaaaaaaaatatggctcAAATAATTTCGatacattttaataaattaCAAAGTATACTTGTTCAGGTGTACCTGTCTCTTTACATTTGAACATTCCTGCCACCATTACAAATCACCATTTAAAAATAGTCATTCAAACAGTATGAGCATATCTTGTTTCTTACAAAATTATGGTTTATAcccatttattttctaaaaattAAGACTTTCCCCCCCAAGATCTATAGGTTCATGTTTAGCAGTATAAAACAATGTCCATGTCATTAGCAGTATTTCAACGCATATGTCAGAGAGCAAGCTTTTGATTATTACTTGATGTTAACATTTGTTTTCTACATGTAACAGTATAAAAGTAAGATGACAGCACATTTGAACAAATGTATGCATTCATGAAGTgccttttttgttcttttcattGTTGTGGCTAAATGTTCTATAGTAACAAGTCAAATAGATACTTTTTTGGTATATAAAGAGTCACTGAATCCACAGGAACACTGTACAAAATATTCACATAATATGCACTTGCACAGTTTTTGAAAACTTATAAATAGTCCAACTTGGTGTCAGCATCGCGATCGCAGGATTATATATTGGCGATTTGTTCCTAAAAATTAACACCCCTTTAGAGCGtgttctttttgcatttttttggaaagcAAAGGGTGTTGTTTTCTtgtccacaaagggccacaaaaTTCTTTCTAATAGTGTTTAGAGTCAAAGCAGTCACAAATAGGCTATGTCACAACCTCTGGACTCACACAAAATGAGCTTCTCGGTCTTCGTCTTCTTGAAGGTGCCTGGATCTCAGTCTCTGGTAAACAGGTCTGGCCTGATTAAGGCCCAAGTCCTCCGGGTTTGGGCTGTGGGATGACGAGGCGGTTGCTTGCTCTGTGTCCTCATCAAGAGGCTCATCCACAGACACTTCAATTTCCAACTCATCTTCCTCATCATCCTctgcatcttcattttcggtgcTGTTGGCTAATCCGTGGAGTGATTTACTTTTACTCCCTGATGGCGGATTGTAGAAAGTTCCTGGTGGTGGTTGGAGGGTTCTGGAAGAACGGAAACCCGTTGTAATAATGTTGTAGTTGGTTACATTGTCCTCTCTTTTTAATGTCCTGACGTGTCGCAATGGCATGCTGTAAGCTCCATTAGGGTAGCTTGGAATAGTGCTCGTGGAGTCATCGATGGAGAAACTTGAAGATGAGACTGAAGCAGAAGGGGATGACCTGTTTGCATCATCCACTGTACTGTCtgtattgaaaatgtttttggcaGTTCTAGATGCAGCATCTTGGAACTTGTATTCTTTGGTCCAAGTTCTGCGCAAGGTATTGGTGTCAAGAGTTTTGCTGCGGTCATGTGTGCCGGCTCGCAATTTGGTCATCTCAGTTTCATCCACTTCTTCAATGGACTGGATGCCATGGTCTGCCTTTCGATCCTCTTCATCCACGTTACTCCAGGTAGGATTCTCGTCTTTACCGCGGCCGTGGCTCCGTTCCAACGGCATGCTGGCGGGTCGGGAGAACTTGTTGCGTTGCTGCCGTAAATGCACCCTTGTCGTGGACGTGACATGCGCAGAACGGAAAAGGCCTCTTTCGCTCGATTTTGGGACCTCGGCGAGCCCATTGAAGGTCTCTGAATCCACTTCATCGGCTTCTAACAAAGTACATATAAAAGTGTAAACATATCTCAAAACTAATAACATACCTAACAAAAGTGCGCTATGAAATAATATCgttccaaacaaacaaaaaaagtcattgtcATACATCTAAAATAACGATTACTACGTATCCATACCCTCAGAAGTGCTTTACTAattaattaaaacattaaataaaataactagtTATTAAATATACTTACCAATAACATCctgatttaaattaatttaagatAAACAGCACCATattatatgtacagtatatactatatatcCATCCCATGCAGAAAaagtatccagtaaaaaaaaaaaaaaaacactaaccaGGTTCTAATTCTTTTCCTCCATGGTCAGAAGGAAGGAGCAGTACTGAATCCTTATACTCAGCCAGTGAGTTATAGGGAGGAGTGGAAGAATGTCTCTTAAAATGCTTGGAGCTCAACTATAATGGAGAACAGAACACAAGACTGTCAATGCACCATGTGCCTGGTAAAACATATTTTGTGTCAAAGCACCTATTTTACCTCCTGGATGTCGCCAACTGACTTTGAGTGCCTGCTCAGAAGCTGTTCTTTTCCCTGGTAAGGAGGGCCCATGTGGGGTAATGGTTCAACACAAACCTCGGTAGGTGAGATGCCTGTCAGGGGACTAAGGGGTGCATCGAAGATCATCTGGTAGTGTCTGATAAGGAGCTCTACAATGAGCGCCTGATAGGGGTAATCCACTACCGAGGAGAGGGAGACGTCGGCATCTATCTGTCTCGGCTTGATGAGTGTTGGGCCAAAGATGATCCCTAGGTTTCTTGCGGGCATCTTGTTTTCCTCTGATGCTTCCGTCACCCTGATTTAAAcggaatacaaaattaaaacacgtcttcatttgcatgtaaaaatgtgcattttcttaGTAAGAATTCCTCAATATGCATATAACACATCAATGATTTTTTGCAAATCCGTCATAAAATGTACGTCATGAAAAACTGCTATTTTTATGCacgaaaatcagtttttttttttccccaatcgaAAACGGAATCAAATTGTCGAGGagtttgaaatatttaaacCAGTGGCAGGAACACAATAGAACTACATTTGTTGGTGAAAAGAACACTGTACCGGTGCAAGTGCTCTATAAGAAACTGCAGTGTCTTGTAGTTAGCACGTGGAAGCTGTTTGAGCAGGTCCTTCAGCTTGAAGAGGATGAGGTTGAGCTTGACGCCAATCTGAGATGGAGTCACTGGAGTGGCGCTCAGGCGAAATGCCTCCAAATCCTCTACAATTCCACTTTGGCTTCTTTTGGCCAAACCAATAAGCTCGTTGTAGTAGCGGAAAAGGATGAGTGGCTCTGGAAGCTGAATGGGAATACAGGTAACAGATGAACTACAGAGTGAAATATATAAAGCATAAGGTATCTAGAGATTGTAATGGCAATAACATAAGCAATTAATCCTGTTTAATCAAAATATGGTGTCAAGGAAAACCAATAATTGCAGACCTACCTGTCTTAGGTAGAGTTTGAGAACATTGCTGATATCGTGGGGGTAAAGGTCAGACATTTCAACCAAGTCTTTACCATTTTCAAATGCTTGGCAAAGTTTCTCTACCCGGGACTTGGAGCCATTCAGGCGGTAGATACCCTTTAAAACCCAAGAACATGATTTCAAAAGGCATTCTGACAAATTTTAGAAAACCTGAAAAGCTGAACCAGTAAAAATGTGTAGAATGAGGTTTTATCAGCACCTTCACATTAAGTGCTCTTGTCTCGATCTCTGATGTACATTTGCGGATAATGAATGGAATGCCATCCTGGCTGTTCTTTGCAGTCTGGGTAAAGTCAACGCCAAATAGGTGAAGCTTCCTCTCGAGCTTTTTATGGCCACACTGAATGGCCAGACTTTCCAGGCACTTCTTATGGCAGGCTAATGAACACTGGAAACACATTGCAAAACCTCAATGGCCAATGAATCATTGGAAGAGCatgcacaaaaaatataaagCGATTGGATGAGGTTAGACTCAtcgcacaatttttttttaacacaaatgcTTTTTTCCAATGAACTTTCAAGCGAATATACTCCCTTTCCTCAAGCATTATATAAAATAAGTTTGAAATAAGTTGAAAATAATACAATGGATTGATGTGGGATAGGATTTCgttatttaaaaacatattctttcactcctgaaaaaaaatcactaaaataCAAATTTATATGCAGATAATACATATTTTGAAGGAGAATTTCAATCATTCATACTATCCTCTTGTAATTACTGTAATGGAAACTATTAAAATGCAGCTGCTTCAAGCTGGAATCACTAAAAATTCATTCCTCCTACAAGTTTTTTTCGACAAGCAAACAGATCAAGATTGGCCTCCTGTTTTCTAATTACTTCAACTAATTTTGTGGAGTCGTTCCAAGAACTGAAATGCTTGCATTCTTTCATCTCTTGTCAAAGCACCCCAAGCAGCATTACATAACACGccttaagaaaagaaaaattccATTTAGCCTTCTATCTTTTGTCCGTATCCAGTATGAAATAAATATGGAAAGAAACCTGATCTCAGAAAAACAGTGGGAGGCAAACAGGGATGATTGGCCCTTTACAAGTGTCACAAAAGGTCTTTAGTTTCCACTAGCTATTTCACCCAACTGAGTTAAATTGGTTAATTCAGTCTCTCATTCCGAGGAGCACAGGGATTGTCtttcgtttttgtttttactgatTAAAAATGGTTACGAAGCCATTATGAAGCTTTGGAAATGGTCAtctggaacatttttttttctacgaagGAGTCTAAAATTTGTTCATGACTCTAGTTCCTGGTGTGTTTCATtcagttaaaaaatgaaaacaagaaaCCAAAGTTACCTCTTCGCACTCTGCTCCTTGAAGCACAACAAGTCCATCACACTCTCGACACTTGGAGGGTGCGCGAAGTTTTCGGAACTTGTGGGTTTGAGCAGCTTTGGACATTTGAGTGTTTCTGAAAGGACGTGGAGAACTAGCTGCCTCTAAAAGATCGTTTAAACCTGAAATATGAACAAGAAATGAGTAGAGCATGtagaaaaatctaaatcaatGTTTGTAACCACAAAGTATATTATTTGACAAACCGTTTACACCGTCCAAAGGCGAGTGGGGGTCATCCAGGTCATCGGCAGACGACATTGTACCAGTAGAAGGTGATCTAGGTAATTTCCTCTTTAAGTCTCCTAAACATTTAAACAATACCAATAAATCCATATTCATGGAGTCAGATTAAACCAATTCCAGACAATTGAATTTTGAAATGACTTTTCAGGAGTTTATTCACATAATATGAACCAAACCAGAATAACtgttaaatgtgtttaatgcaAAGGCCTTGCTTCCACAGCCAGATTTCCAAAGAACAATGGATGATATCCAGAAGCCAATATTTTAGTGGTATGATTGATAATGAAAAATAGAAGGCCATTAGTCACCAAGTGAAAATAAGACACTGAAATACCCATGGTTATATTTTACAGCACGATGATAGTATATGTTTTGGAACTTACATATAATTTATTG
This Stigmatopora argus isolate UIUO_Sarg chromosome 17, RoL_Sarg_1.0, whole genome shotgun sequence DNA region includes the following protein-coding sequences:
- the LOC144091994 gene encoding rho GTPase-activating protein 29-like isoform X1, with the protein product MLAAMLRQSSGGGSGDSDGGGGTRFPLGISRFSNSSAVTLGSSDKVSKGRPMHKSNQDSLAADPNYIMQMVSDVRKFADVLLKFKDVFISTENQSCLHKAVHERLGEMLGVLKTIIDKHHSLNSVDILSSAGTVITAVKEVNFEEVNEENKQSLFNDIFTAIDNLAFTVGNVVSDFLMGDVENGSGLGLPLTKRSRSFDNLPLESGGSGSEKDDPPVPVGNLGPPLRVEEVDRTLQQEDNGVESALRYAKGWSKYTKEVLGWVEKRLNVDMELAKSYNKMAESAKTLASQQEFMPFRDIYMAAFKNDIEYSKIVLNTTAVLQSNKFMQPLMTRKNELDKLRKEMKEQWHRALKKMHEAESALKKARMLQDQRQEEYEKAKVSINRLEGEQIGGVGGATSAKQLEKRRRSEEEAWQKAEEARTHCEACQIDVEDKRVDLAKTKSDVITQLRKMIFQCDLTLKAVTVNWFQLQQAQVVSLPVNHQSLCETAKLYEPGNRYVEFVRSLPQESHYFSSSTGRPLTQRTLSGSHSSNSNQSQGSATSDHFGTDDIDGSNGNSQQSRIAERRSNSSTDIQALRIRNCNSSSQGGGVCSDSESVGGSSESRSMDSPSTSPGDLKRKLPRSPSTGTMSSADDLDDPHSPLDGVNGLNDLLEAASSPRPFRNTQMSKAAQTHKFRKLRAPSKCRECDGLVVLQGAECEECSLACHKKCLESLAIQCGHKKLERKLHLFGVDFTQTAKNSQDGIPFIIRKCTSEIETRALNVKGIYRLNGSKSRVEKLCQAFENGKDLVEMSDLYPHDISNVLKLYLRQLPEPLILFRYYNELIGLAKRSQSGIVEDLEAFRLSATPVTPSQIGVKLNLILFKLKDLLKQLPRANYKTLQFLIEHLHRVTEASEENKMPARNLGIIFGPTLIKPRQIDADVSLSSVVDYPYQALIVELLIRHYQMIFDAPLSPLTGISPTEVCVEPLPHMGPPYQGKEQLLSRHSKSVGDIQELSSKHFKRHSSTPPYNSLAEYKDSVLLLPSDHGGKELEPEADEVDSETFNGLAEVPKSSERGLFRSAHVTSTTRVHLRQQRNKFSRPASMPLERSHGRGKDENPTWSNVDEEDRKADHGIQSIEEVDETEMTKLRAGTHDRSKTLDTNTLRRTWTKEYKFQDAASRTAKNIFNTDSTVDDANRSSPSASVSSSSFSIDDSTSTIPSYPNGAYSMPLRHVRTLKREDNVTNYNIITTGFRSSRTLQPPPGTFYNPPSGSKSKSLHGLANSTENEDAEDDEEDELEIEVSVDEPLDEDTEQATASSSHSPNPEDLGLNQARPVYQRLRSRHLQEDEDREAHFV
- the LOC144091994 gene encoding rho GTPase-activating protein 29-like isoform X2, which encodes MLGVLKTIIDKHHSLNSVDILSSAGTVITAVKEVNFEEVNEENKQSLFNDIFTAIDNLAFTVGNVVSDFLMGDVENGSGLGLPLTKRSRSFDNLPLESGGSGSEKDDPPVPVGNLGPPLRVEEVDRTLQQEDNGVESALRYAKGWSKYTKEVLGWVEKRLNVDMELAKSYNKMAESAKTLASQQEFMPFRDIYMAAFKNDIEYSKIVLNTTAVLQSNKFMQPLMTRKNELDKLRKEMKEQWHRALKKMHEAESALKKARMLQDQRQEEYEKAKVSINRLEGEQIGGVGGATSAKQLEKRRRSEEEAWQKAEEARTHCEACQIDVEDKRVDLAKTKSDVITQLRKMIFQCDLTLKAVTVNWFQLQQAQVVSLPVNHQSLCETAKLYEPGNRYVEFVRSLPQESHYFSSSTGRPLTQRTLSGSHSSNSNQSQGSATSDHFGTDDIDGSNGNSQQSRIAERRSNSSTDIQALRIRNCNSSSQGGGVCSDSESVGGSSESRSMDSPSTSPGDLKRKLPRSPSTGTMSSADDLDDPHSPLDGVNGLNDLLEAASSPRPFRNTQMSKAAQTHKFRKLRAPSKCRECDGLVVLQGAECEECSLACHKKCLESLAIQCGHKKLERKLHLFGVDFTQTAKNSQDGIPFIIRKCTSEIETRALNVKGIYRLNGSKSRVEKLCQAFENGKDLVEMSDLYPHDISNVLKLYLRQLPEPLILFRYYNELIGLAKRSQSGIVEDLEAFRLSATPVTPSQIGVKLNLILFKLKDLLKQLPRANYKTLQFLIEHLHRVTEASEENKMPARNLGIIFGPTLIKPRQIDADVSLSSVVDYPYQALIVELLIRHYQMIFDAPLSPLTGISPTEVCVEPLPHMGPPYQGKEQLLSRHSKSVGDIQELSSKHFKRHSSTPPYNSLAEYKDSVLLLPSDHGGKELEPEADEVDSETFNGLAEVPKSSERGLFRSAHVTSTTRVHLRQQRNKFSRPASMPLERSHGRGKDENPTWSNVDEEDRKADHGIQSIEEVDETEMTKLRAGTHDRSKTLDTNTLRRTWTKEYKFQDAASRTAKNIFNTDSTVDDANRSSPSASVSSSSFSIDDSTSTIPSYPNGAYSMPLRHVRTLKREDNVTNYNIITTGFRSSRTLQPPPGTFYNPPSGSKSKSLHGLANSTENEDAEDDEEDELEIEVSVDEPLDEDTEQATASSSHSPNPEDLGLNQARPVYQRLRSRHLQEDEDREAHFV